The Glycine soja cultivar W05 chromosome 9, ASM419377v2, whole genome shotgun sequence sequence attgttACACCTGATAtatgtaataataatttttatatatatatatatatatatatatatatatatatatatatatatatatatatatatatatatatatatatattgatttaattaataataacatcATCAAAAGTTATTCCctaattttcatatattcaaCGCTTAAAATTTTGTGCTTCTTTACTCATTAATTCATGAACAAATCTGAAATCAGCCGGTAGAAGGTTCCAAGATCAGCCATTACAAGTAAGGAACTTTCTTCAGCTGTTAGGAAAATTATTATCTATCAATAtatatctctactatttctttctttcttccctatttttcttttaattttgttattcaaaaaCAGTTTGCTTTTTCTTTGAACCATTCTTCTTTATCAATATAGTTTATCCTTTGTTTTTAGATATTTTACTGTTCATGatggttttcttttttgttcaatttttttaaaatttctagaaCATCTTATCCGAAACGTTCGATCAATTCATGAAGCAGTTGTCTGTTTGATCTCTCTCTATCCGTAACGCATGACCACAAGTTTTGCTATATTGATCAATTTCTATATATGTGCATATGCTTTTAGAATATGGTTCGtccaaaattaatcttaaagcCAATCCCAAATGGGAGAGATCGTGATTTGGCTTTCACGAAGAGAAAGAAGGCACTAATGACGAAAATGACTGAATTTTCTAACGTGTGTGGagtcaaagcttgcatgattatGTATGATGGCAATTATGGTGATGCTCCACCACTGACTTGGCCCCAAGATGACCCTATTGAGGTGCACTCCATCATTAAAAGGTATGAGAGTATAAAGAATGAGAAACATCCTAAGAACTTTGATCTGAATAACTTTTTTGAGATTAGGAAGAATATGGTTGACAATGATATTTCCAAAGTCCAAAAAAGAGACCCTCAAGATCAAATATCCAACTTGGCATTCAAGCTTCAACAACCTAGGTGTAGAGGAGCTGAGGAATTTCATTGATAGGTTGGACTTTAAGCTTGAAGCTTGTAAACAACAAATTGAAATGTCGAAACACGAGCATCAAAATGAAGCCAACTTCAGTTTCATGCAAAGCATGGTTCAATCAGAGAGTGCTGCTCCAATCCCAGGCCAACTCAATTTCATGCAGGAAACttctcaaaatcaattttctcttGTTCCTATGAGGCCACCTAATGATGGTAACCAGGTAGCATCTTACCTACTTAATCTTGACAAAGGTTCTAGTTCCCAATCTCAAAtgcttgacttttttttttgaaggccCAAATGCTTAACTTTGATCCAAATCTTATGCAATTAATTGCGAAGAATGAAGGGGTGGTGGATATTACTAATCAAGTTGATGTGCCTCTGGattgtgcaaatcaaattaatGCTTTAGGAAAACTTTCAAATCAACATGATATGCCAGTAGATTTGACTAATCATCTATTTGATGAGTGATCGGATTATTTTAGCCAGCTTGATGAAATTGAAGATTTGACTATTCAACTTGATGAGATTGTGAATTGGGGTAGTCAACCTGGTGAGTGTATAATTTGGACTTATCAACATGGTGTGCCGGTGATTGAGGGAAGTCCATTGTCATTGCTGTAGTACTTGTCCTCAAATTCATGGAGATGAACACAACCAAGAGTCCTCACTTTGCAATTACAATGGACTTGTGCAATCAATGCAACCCTATAACTATGATACTGCATTGCAGAATATTGCTTCTCGGTCAGAAAATGTGCAGCAAATAGTAACTTTATCTCCCCTTCTACTACCAAAGGATGAATTTCAGACAGATCACTACAGCAAGACGCTTCAAAATCAGTATTCCAACCACATCATTTAGACCATTTGTGCATCATAATtactttattaatattatgCATCAAGTAGTCATGCATCTTATTTAGTTCATGGTAATTTGTCACCCGAAATTACTTTATTAGTATCATTATGCATTAGAATTCCCTTAAATTGTATGAGTGGATGTTCATGTTAAAGTTTCATATAGAAGTGTAAGCGAGTTGTGCCCAACTTGGGTTGTAATGTAAATCTAATTAcatcttttttaattggttggATTGTGTTTCTTTTAGTGCACCTACCAACTCAactacataataaatattttatgatgTTTAAGGATtgggtttcttctttttatatcaATATTTATGATGTTTAAGGACCTAAATATTTTAGCCTGGAATGTTAGGGGTGCCTTTGGTAAGAGCACTACTAGAATTtatagatttaacatcgcacgattaatatcgattttttaaaaaaccgatattaagAAGAGCATGAtagtatttttgtaaataagtcgagttagttaacattggttttgtcaaaaccgatgttaactacttgagattaacatcggtttttttaaaatcgatgtgaaaaccgatgttaatctcaaaaaaccgatgttaactatctgaggttaacatcggttttctcaatgtcgatgttaactacttgaggttaacatcggttattttaaaaaaatcgatgttgtccTGTTCATAAATTAAAACCCGAATTCATTTTGGCCCCCGCGCGCTCAAACCCTCTTGTCCTTTCTCCTTTCTCCTTCCTCCTGACCATGTGACTACCGCAAATGCCCCTACTGAAGCTACTATTGCCGCTGAAGCTACAACTACTAAAGCTACCACTACCGCTGAAGTCAATATTGAGGTACGTCACTATAACCACATTGTGTGCACAAGGAATATGGTTTCAATCCACTCTCAGTCATGGTCACTTATCAATTCTTCGAATGTTTGTGTCAAACTTGTACCGTCTGaaactttcaaaataaattagttcCATATGAATAGTTGTTTTTCTATAATTAGTTTAGGGTTTTTATAGCCCAAAGGATTTCGAACAAAACACAATGAAgacctaaaaatgttgttcacTGTTTTGAGAGAATTTTGTGAAAATACGGTTCTGGGGTTGTCCACGAAAATGTGTTTCTTTTGTTCCCCGATTTCTCCTCTATTTGT is a genomic window containing:
- the LOC114368175 gene encoding agamous-like MADS-box protein AGL80, which codes for MVRPKLILKPIPNGRDRDLAFTKRKKALMTKMTEFSNVCGVKACMIMYDGNYGDAPPLTWPQDDPIEVHSIIKRYESIKNEKHPKNFDLNNFFEIRKNMVDNDISKVQKRDPQDQISNLAFKLQQPRCRGAEEFH